The following DNA comes from Metopolophium dirhodum isolate CAU chromosome 8, ASM1992520v1, whole genome shotgun sequence.
TCTAGCAAATTGATCATGGCTGATTCAGAATTCTTTTCAAAAATGGTTGTAGATGCTTGTATGCTTGTGAAGCGGCCATCTGATAAACGTGGTGGAGTATCTGTTCCTATTAAAACCATCAATGTACTTAAAGCACATGGTAAAAGTGCACGAGAAAGTTTACTCATTCAAGGATATGCTCTGAATTGTACTGTTGCTTCTGAAgcaatgcaaaaaaaaattgtgaatgcCAAAATCGCGTGTTTAGATTTTTCtctacaaaaaactaaaatgaaaTTAGGTGTACAGGTTTTGGTTAATGACGTTGACCAGCTGGAAGCGATACGTCAACGTGAGTCTGATATAACAAAAGAAAGAGTTCAAAAAATTTTAGCAACTGGAgctaatgttatattatgcacgGGAGGTATTGATGACATTTGCTTGAAGTATTTCATTGAAGCAAAAGCTTTGGCTGTACGCCGTGTTAAGAAGgttgatttaaaaagaattgCAAAAGCTACAGGTGCAGCTTTTTTGACTTCTTTAACAAATATGGAAGGAGAAGAGACTTTTGAAAGTTCTAGTCTTGGTGAAGCTGCTGAAGTTGTACAAGACCAAATATCTGACgatgaattaataattgttaaaggACCAAAAGCTCAAAGTGCTGCATCAATTATACTACGTGGCCCAAACGATTTCTATTGTGATGAAATGGAACGTTCCATTCATGATGCTCTGTGTGCCGTTCAGCGTGTGCTTGAATCTAAATCGGCTGTTGCTGGTGGTGGAGCAGTTGAAGCTgctttatctatttatttagaaaatttcGCTACATCTTTGAGTTCCCGGGAGCAACTGGCTATTGCAGAATTTGCACGCTCTCTGTTGGTTATCCCCAAAACCTTGGCGATTAATGCTGCACAAGACGCTACAGAGTTGGTGGCTAAACTCAGATCTTACCATAATGAAAGCCAAACAAGTAGTGAAAATGATGTCTATAAATGGTATGGATTAGATTTGGAAGAAGGTGAAATACGGGACAATCTTAAAGCTGGTGTCCTGGAACCTGCTATATCTAAAGTTAAGTCATTGAAATTTGCGACAGAGGCTGCAATAACTATTCTTAGAATAGATGATATGATTAAATTAGATCCTGAACAAAAATCTGGACGTGGATATCAACAAGCATATGATGCTGGAGAGCTTTAACTAACAAACATTGTTCATGAAAACATTAACACTAggttactaatattttttaatacgttTCATATGCTATGTGCAAATATGAAGATGCATATTTtactttgttattatttaaactattttcatgCATTGTaagcttacataataataataataacattcactttcagatttatttataaatgaaaaagtattcttttttttatatacacctatgtttaataaaattcataatttttactaaattaaattgttgactaatgtattttaaaaaaataggatACTTGATATTTCCTACCTAAGACATCCACCTAtttatatactgtattatatatgaTTTGTGTTAGgatattttttaacgtttataAGTCAAATGAATAGATATAAGTTTATAGTGACAGACcattctaaattttaattatttaaaagaaaattttaaattttgttttaactttaattttcttaatagttactatttaattactattgacCATTGATCACAAACAttgtaattagaaaaatatttataagcttAAATTAAAAGTAGTGGATAGTGATATCTCAAAATGGGTATGTTATGGTTTAATGACACCATATTTAGGTGTTAGTGTCTCTTGTTTGGTTCAATTTTCAATTGCATATTGTCCAAAAGTCTATTTCCtgatattcataaatcataagatACCTCAGTCTCAGTTGAGTCAGTGGCTGAAACAAATTGGTTACTATTTTATAGTCttagcgaagcgatgaatgtattgattttacaatgatgtgtgtttttttaatttttttttttttgtgtctgtcatcaccttttaggacagtaaaagtgcttggattttctacAATAGTAACTTATCTaatggaaagtgaatctagttggtactttggggggtcaaaagtaaaaatttctcagtagttttcaacgcgacgtgaaaaacaaaagaaaaattaagggaaaatcgattttggtttatgttgcaactctaaaacaaatgaccgtagatacatgaagttttgactgaatatttatattagcattttctatacaccataacatattccaaatattttgacttatttttaactatttacagacattttcagtttccattttttttagtttttttttctataaatattaataaaattttatttgttgggtaaaaaagcttgaaaatttactagaaggctcctaggttattgtttcaaaggcagataaaaaaaattataaatccttagtcacagtttttatttataagcatttaaagttcaaatcttgacaaaatacagaaaaatcacgaaaattagcaaattattttgaattgagaattcataaaaatttttcttttcaaatcaaagatttgaaaatataatacaacattatcCATGagcttgtctacctttatcaaaaaaaaaatgtctacaagaaagtcgaattaaatttttatgagcgtttgaaattcatatttttacatttgatattcactcaatttctcatgtaacgattttcttattttgttgtaattaaaaaacatatgactgtaaatacttgcaaaattcactgaatgtttatattagtattttctatacatgataaaattttgaaaaaaatttgattatatttgaGCTTTTAATGGATATTGTCagtcttcaatatttttttttttttttctataaatatcaataaaattttatttgttgggtaaaaaagcgtgaaaatgtaatataaggctcccgatatatcattttaatagcagttgaaaaatattaaaaatacataggcacaattttttttataagcatttaaagttgacattttgacaaaatgtatcaaatttataatttaataatttttttgtagttaaacatttataaaacatttgttaATTAACACTAACaattgtttaataaacattaatttattcacaataatatcatcaaatatacttggtaatatcataggctgactgaccgttttcgctcagaatcgctCTGCAGAATGTACAATcagaaatttgaattcaatgatataatattgtataagaaaaacgattctgagctaaggcggtcagtcagcctatggcaTTACCATaatagatgatattatagtgaatgaAGTGATTAATGTATAACCTATTtgcgtggaaccttgttttaaattttcaacccttagctataaaagttgaacatttaatattttcttagccttatattcaattttcacgcttttttacccaacaaataaaattttattgatatttatagaaaaaaaaactaaaaaaaaggtggataagtggatgtagctctgctgtacagtaggttacaagtgggtcactggaatggatggtgttaaatttgaattcaatgatataatatcattgtataagaaaaacgattctgagcgaaaacggtcagtcagcctatgatattaccaagtatatttgatgatattattgtgaataaagtaatttataaataacctatttacgtggagccttgttttaaattttcaatccttagccataaaagttgaacattttataaatttttaactacaaaataatttgtaaattttaaattttgtcaaagttcgaactttaaatgcttgtaaaaaaaattgtgtccatgtatttttcaaatgctattgtaacattatatcaggagccttgcattaaattttcacgcttttttacacaacaaataaaactttattgatatttatagaaaaaaaaactaaaaaaaatggaaattgacaatgtccgtaaacagctcaaaataagtcaagaTATTTGGaatatgttatgatgtatagaaaatgctaacataaacactcagtcaaaatttcatgtccctacggtcatttgttttagagttacaacaaaaaccaaaatcaattttctcgaaaacagattttgtgtgaAAATTCCAGTTTTCCCTTTCACTTTGTTTTtcgcgtcgcttttgaaaactactgggaaatttttacttttgaccccccaaagtaccaactagattcactttcctatcagtaaagttactgttgaagaaaatccaagtacttttactatcctaaagGTAATGacacacaaaaacaaaaaaaaaaaacacttatcattgtaaaatcaatacattcatcgcttcgctcagaatctaaaattgttatgaattctaaacacaaaataatttgctaattttcgtgatttttgcttattttatcaagatttgaactttaaatgcttataaataaaaactgtgactaaagatttttaatatttttcaaatgtcattgtaataatatagtaggagccttgtattaaattttcaagctgttttacccaacaaatagtCGTATTGACATTCGtggaaaaaaagactaataaaattggaaacagaaaatgtccttaaacagttccaaacaaatcaaaaaaatgttatcggGTATAGAAAAttcatatataaacaaaaaaaaatgtatgtacgtttgtttattttagagttgcaccaaaaaccaaaatcgattttgcataaaaattccagattttccttaatttgtatgcTGTTTTTcctgtcgcttttgaaaactattgggaatatTTTGACCGcttcaatgcaccaacaatattcactttcctgtCGAACaagaacaagatactgaagttaaaaatcgaagcattatttcaactacttatcatgtacacagacaaaaaaaaatacacatcattgtaaaatcaatacatttatcgttccagaatctaaaatttggtaaaattataaacacatttttataaaaatatgttaataagtaCTAgtgcattaatttttttaacataaatatgtttttaacgttatttggatatttttattttttaatcaattttactaaatgctttgtttatcactatagaaatgaataaaatgtaaaaattaccttATTTccactaggtatataaatactatacaatattgatggttatttattaatacatatttatgatttataaattttcttcaaaatggAAAATATCGAGTGGcatgttacatttatattaccaCACAATCACAACTTTATATAAAAcgacaaattttttaattaaatatcaatgaataataataataaaaaaaattttcaataataattatattgtgattacaaaatatattatattaattgatgttATAGCAAAATAGtcttcttataatttttttttatcatatacctaagtacattttttttttacctaaacaaaatatgtaacaagATTTTGTAGAATTATTTGATTAGGActagaaataataatgatggtaACAAAAATCCTAGGTGTAACTCATTATTACACATAAGTAGTGGGTCAGTATTATGAAAGCAAATAGATCAACAGAATTTCCAAATTGATGCACTTTATATAGGCAGGCATGCTAAAAACATACAGGACACCCATCTCTTAGCCCCCAGCAGCAAACAGATTGTAGGAGAAAACcgctatgtattatatatgtaagcataataatattatttatttatgattattaattcccagtttatttgttattttaaattataacaatataatactatttaatacaaattacccAAGAGCTCCAAACAAAGGTTCATATCTTATTCTTAAAAAGTGAATTCCgagcatattaaataaaatacattcttGAACGATCaaaattttagataaaaaatatggaTGCAAATTATttctgttataacttataatatgtaatagaaatatattttttatcatagtaTACACatcttttaatgaaaaaaatatataaattaaaacaaaacattttaactctTAAAAGCTTTCAGGCtaaaacaagttaaaaaaaaatatatgggtTGGTAGAGAGCAGTATGGTTATACTACCATATGGTAGGGGTACAGTTATaacaaatacttattttaatagatatattaacttacaaaaactaaaaatataataaaatagcttaGTGAGGAAAAAATTAAGCAATATCATATTTACACACTTCAAAGAAgacaaatacttaataataaatgtattctgttttgtataactattatagtccTGTACAAAATAACATCATGTCTattgttttctataattatacaattgaaTATAATCAGAAAATATTTCAAGTACACAGCAGTGTAATGCCAATTTGACTTTAAAgagtatataaaaatttaaaatgtataagtaatacaatttataaattatggagATTATAAAATCTTGACTATGACAGACAAGTAGATACAaagattgtataaaaattttaataaaacaatcaataatttttgtaaataaaaaacatttactctatgcattacaaaataataaataatttataatattgttatttgaaaaatactcTGTAGAAAAAAAAGCTGTGTATGCATTTATGACTAAAACTGTTAAAAGTCAATTCAAATATAATGCCTCCAAGAAAAGAATagccatttataattatcattatattatatattatatatatatatatatatatatataacatataatctatatacaataagtagtataaaatatttaatagtaaattgtacTGTTATTAATCATCTAGGCTACtctgttttttttcttcttaattTGAGCACTAACAAAATTATCTCTGCACTcttaagtatataagtattgtACACATCATCTCACATCTAACATCATTAAGCCTGACTTAACATTAATTAGgtaaatatacatagtatatatacattgtGTCTCAAAAATAtccagatattattatattcattattacaaaaatgtataaaatcagtTGTCAGTTggaaatttaattcaatatcattattcaaagtaaaatgtataataaaacttttaaaaattattaaaatcttcgATTATAAGAAATTGAGACACTtagtatatttatgtacactacttatatttaaatttaacctaatgtatataaaattatcttgaatgtaattaaaaactgtatgtaggtaaacacaaaaaaagaaaatataaaacattttaacatttaacataaacTCTAATTATGAGCAAATAattatgacatattttataattatataaactagaGTCATATTTAGACTCAAGTTGAATTCAATCAATGAAAACTGGagcacaaataaatatttagtttacagtCGTATTACaaggttataattaaaaataaatttagtgcatattatacttcataatcaatacaaaattattttatttgttaagtcAAACTctgattttcaatttataaaatagttataatttataaaattatttgtaaataagaTTAAATCGGAAGTAaatatatgacaataaaccattttttttttatttatatgatattttacataaaGAAACAAGATTCTTAGACTATAAAAGGAGGGAATCAAAGTGTTAATTAGTAGTTATGTATTATGGAAAGCTACATTAATGAGATCCTAGTGGTGAACATAGGGTTTTTACCAAAATttcttgaaaattttaatttgaaaaaaaatgggaataatataaaaatatggttaATAACCAtgcaaaaaatattcattttatatagttttttatatgcaaatataaaatatctattgtccagaatatattttttttatagaaatttcaaatttgcaacaataccaataaattttttttaagttatttaaaattattttgagttgaaataaattattgttcataaaatgATACAATTTGCAACTCTCAAAAGTTTTGTTATGGTAACCAAGTATGATGATTACAAAAACACACAGTTAATAAGTacgtattagttattaaatataaaatagttcctATACCATCACATTTTCGAAGAATAAAATGGCACATACAATGTTTTAGGAGACTTCATAACCTatgaaacttaaattacatactCAGAAATTGTAAACATTATGTTTGTAGATAATCTATTGGCAGCTAGAGGTTTATCTTTTAAGAGGTCATTAAgtccttaaatattaatattaatactatgaCTTTGCATGGCACCCGAAGTGGCTAGAGTTTTTTTAATGCGTAATGCTGTAAGACGAGCAGATGCAGTATGGTACCAACATTCTTGCATTAATTTGCTCATTGTTTgtaaacactaaaataaaataagaaaagacaaacaattttaataaaggaaatcttataataacttatttgtATTACCGGGTATGCATTCCATCTCTGTGGTATGGGTGGACGTTTCATTTCTAAACAAACAACTTTGCGCATTTCATCAATAGTAGGGTCAGATGGTACACTATCATAATATGGTAATTGATATTCTTCGTGTATGTTATCAACATAACATCTCCGTGTTACTTCCCATAGTATTAAACCCAAAGCATAAATATCACCTCTTTTAAATGAATCAAAATGATTCATATTGATTGTTTCTTCCAAAAcctattcataaaaatataacatttaggCCCGGTTGTACAAAACAATATCGGTTCGATAAATAGttatttgttcaataaattgagttattaaaatgtgttgCACAAAGCCATAAAACCTTATTGAATCAATAAGTTCTAGACCGTAAGTCACTATTGATTCAATATATTCTATAGGCCCGATTTTGGCTCAATAAGTTTTATtggttcaataaaataaaattaatgaatatcaaatattttctgttatcacttatctacacaaacataatatgataaccaTTATGTGCttcaaaatatagtaatataaataatggttttttgcaaagattttaaaacataaaacattgaagtataaattgtatgaattaaatatttttaaatattacctcTGGGGCCATATATCGTTTAGTGCCTACTCTGTGGTTTAATGGTATATCAACTGTATCCATAGAAGTATCATATCGTACAGCAAGTCCTAAATCACCAATAGCACAAGTTCCATTggatttaactaaaatattttttgatttgagATCTCGATGTGCAATGGCTGGTTTAcctgaaattcataaaatgcaatatgtttaaatataaaacgtaaacaatgtaattataaatgtatgttaccTTGAGTGCCAACAATTTCCATATGTAAATGAGCAAGACCAGTTGCTATAGACAGTGCTATACGAATCATTCCATTTGTATCTACTGTACTTCgattcaaaaaatcaaataatgatCCATTTTCATGGTAATCAGTTATTAGCCATAATTGAGTCCAAGTGCcattatctaaaattattattagttacaataaaaacatattttataattaagatgATCAGATTTCACCTTTATTATCAGCAGCAATAAatcctaaaatattatcatgtctGAGCATAACTGTTTGGTATATCTCAGCTTCTCTAAACCATGACCGTTCTTCTCtagatgaaaatatttttacagctACTTGTTCTCCTCGCCATTTTCCTTGCCATACTTCTCCAAAACGACCTTTACCAATAGGGACACCAAGTTGAATTTGACGAGCAATGCTTCTTTGAACCAAAAGTGGTAATCCTATAAAATTTGATACAAATTAagcaatttaaaatacacaaaattattttgtgaatataaACCTGATCCCGATCCACTAGTAGTCATTTCAATCATGTCTCGCAAAGAAACAGCTGCAGTTAAAATAGGTTGCTGATCAGCCGCTATGATTCGAGGGGTTCGTAGATATCTAATATTATGACGCTTAGTTGATCCAGCccaaaaattcataataagCATGACGACAATGCAAACAACACCTATTGGGCCGGCTATTATAATAGCTAGTTCCCATTTGCCCAATCTCTCTTTTTTGGGGTCATTCAACGAATCGTCTGTATTTAGACAACATTCatgtatgaattataatatataaaaatgtataatttataatgcataaaatatcattccaagcataatataaatacgcaatatatattatactctattcagCTTAAGAAACGCAGTCTGCGGTGACCAGTTTTCGACGGCGGTGGTTAAATACCACTTCCCCCCCTCCAATTCATGTGCACTAACACTGCGCAAAAACAGATAAAGTATACCATGTTCACAGCAACGCACCGCGCATGTGatcaattagtaaaaaatacatttgaagtTAACTGTTTATGTAAGTTTCAACGATTAACGAATGTGACGCTCTCGCCAGCAGATTGTTCGATGTCTGTGCTCGTAATGAATCCACGCCATCTGTGCAAAAGTCGACCACTAAGTTTCTTAAgttgaatagagtatagttaTTTGATTtgtgtatgtaaaataatatgtattatttattttctttaaaaaaaaatttaaaaacaatagcaAAATGATTTAAATCAATTGGTTtctttttaacatatttattttacaaaaataggtacattaagtatatattatataaattattaattaaaatccatgcaataattagaaaaatatattattttagaaaataaaataacaaattctaCCTGGAAGCTTAATATGTAGTGTCGGCTTAAGATCTCGGTTACAAAAGTCATAATCTTTACAACACTCGGTTACAAATGaatcattatgtttttttatgtaatgaCATATCAAAGGTTTTTCTCGTGGGATCACTATGTTATTCTCCAAACACCTAAAACGAGCACAGTTATCAAAGTTCAAACACGTTAATCGACACACAGTACCTAAATGTTAGCCTAcagttattattagtttagttgacaaaagttattttaaaataacaataataaattatttatttattaaaaaaaaaccgaacaaacaaacaaatataaaaaaattaatgttaaaacattgatttaaaaaagaattt
Coding sequences within:
- the LOC132951475 gene encoding T-complex protein 1 subunit alpha, with amino-acid sequence MSVSALTVAGSRTSGTPIRTQNVMAANAIANIVKSSLGPVGLDKMLVDDIGDVTVTNDGATILKLLDVEHPAARVLVELAQLQDEEVGDGTTSVVIIAAELLKNADELVKQKIHPTSIISGYRLACKESCKYIQNNLTVNVDDLRRDWLENAATTSMSSKLIMADSEFFSKMVVDACMLVKRPSDKRGGVSVPIKTINVLKAHGKSARESLLIQGYALNCTVASEAMQKKIVNAKIACLDFSLQKTKMKLGVQVLVNDVDQLEAIRQRESDITKERVQKILATGANVILCTGGIDDICLKYFIEAKALAVRRVKKVDLKRIAKATGAAFLTSLTNMEGEETFESSSLGEAAEVVQDQISDDELIIVKGPKAQSAASIILRGPNDFYCDEMERSIHDALCAVQRVLESKSAVAGGGAVEAALSIYLENFATSLSSREQLAIAEFARSLLVIPKTLAINAAQDATELVAKLRSYHNESQTSSENDVYKWYGLDLEEGEIRDNLKAGVLEPAISKVKSLKFATEAAITILRIDDMIKLDPEQKSGRGYQQAYDAGEL
- the LOC132951476 gene encoding TGF-beta receptor type-1-like isoform X1, whose amino-acid sequence is MNSIFQYSMSSKKTCMLLAVGFLFTFSHSVNGLSCYCDICADSNYTCVTDGYCFTSISKDTSVIRHSSRCLENNIVIPREKPLICHYIKKHNDSFVTECCKDYDFCNRDLKPTLHIKLPDDSLNDPKKERLGKWELAIIIAGPIGVVCIVVMLIMNFWAGSTKRHNIRYLRTPRIIAADQQPILTAAVSLRDMIEMTTSGSGSGLPLLVQRSIARQIQLGVPIGKGRFGEVWQGKWRGEQVAVKIFSSREERSWFREAEIYQTVMLRHDNILGFIAADNKDNGTWTQLWLITDYHENGSLFDFLNRSTVDTNGMIRIALSIATGLAHLHMEIVGTQGKPAIAHRDLKSKNILVKSNGTCAIGDLGLAVRYDTSMDTVDIPLNHRVGTKRYMAPEVLEETINMNHFDSFKRGDIYALGLILWEVTRRCYVDNIHEEYQLPYYDSVPSDPTIDEMRKVVCLEMKRPPIPQRWNAYPCLQTMSKLMQECWYHTASARLTALRIKKTLATSGAMQSHSININI
- the LOC132951476 gene encoding TGF-beta receptor type-1-like isoform X2, with the translated sequence MNSIFQYSMSSKKTCMLLAVGFLFTFSHSVNGLSCYCDICADSNYTCVTDGYCFTSISKDTSVIRHSSRCLHKYQFFPPEKPNICFRRKFLDEISVSCCQDRDYCNRWLYPKLVEVKPTDDSLNDPKKERLGKWELAIIIAGPIGVVCIVVMLIMNFWAGSTKRHNIRYLRTPRIIAADQQPILTAAVSLRDMIEMTTSGSGSGLPLLVQRSIARQIQLGVPIGKGRFGEVWQGKWRGEQVAVKIFSSREERSWFREAEIYQTVMLRHDNILGFIAADNKDNGTWTQLWLITDYHENGSLFDFLNRSTVDTNGMIRIALSIATGLAHLHMEIVGTQGKPAIAHRDLKSKNILVKSNGTCAIGDLGLAVRYDTSMDTVDIPLNHRVGTKRYMAPEVLEETINMNHFDSFKRGDIYALGLILWEVTRRCYVDNIHEEYQLPYYDSVPSDPTIDEMRKVVCLEMKRPPIPQRWNAYPCLQTMSKLMQECWYHTASARLTALRIKKTLATSGAMQSHSININI